The stretch of DNA aaaaaattctcTAACCATTTCTCTCCGACGTCGTGCTTCTTCTTGTACTATCCTCCGTTAATTATGCAGAATGAATGGCATCCATTGTTCATATGGCTCAGGAGATGCCAACGAACTACAAAGAAAAGAGTCAATGGTACGAAGCTCGCGTTCGATCAATCTCAGAATTGGCTGAGTTGATATACACCTATAACCATGCCCTTAGCAACTTCTCACCGAAATCAGTAATATTGcatgtttttaataattttgaattaatattgCATTATTTTTTAAGAATCCATTCCTCCATTTACATTTATAGGAATTTATCTCTcgaataattaaaagaaaaatgatgaaaGTGAAATCATTGCTCgtcttaaataattataaaaaaatggatttgaaacaacaacaaaaaaacctcTCCAACCATGTTTTTCTCCGGcgtattgttttttcttatgttatccCGGCTAATTTAACCCTAGGAAATGGGAAGTGTTTGTTGAATGTGTCTCCTTGGTGCAGGACTCTTGATCTAAAATTATCGGCTACTATAATCCAATAGAATGGGAAGTCTTTTTTTGGGGAGTCAATGGTTGTTCGAAGGGACTCCTTTGCCAAATAAAAAGTTGCTTATAGTGTACGGTAAAAATACAACAAAGGTAGACGGTTCAATTTTGCTAGATGATCTCCAATTCTACACCAACGCAGCGTTGCAGTCTATTCTTAATCAATTGAATGATTGTGTTTTGTACTGTTATGTACGCTGTTATGTGCAGTGCAGTTGGTAATTAGTAATCatttatgttttcatgttttaaactcaagtatttttgaagtacatttcgTAATATAtccttttaattatatttcattATATTTCACTTCATAATCagaaaattaacaacaaaatacaattatacaattttaaacactaaatgTAGCAAACAAAATTGACAAACAAATACAccttcaaatataaaaatattagtcaCAAATACTCTgtcgggttaaaatctagtattttACAATGAGACATAGATATCTTTAAATCTACGCATCTGCTTTCTTATCATCTGCGCAGCGTAGTATGGTATCCTTTGCGTATTGGAATGCTTGTGTCGTTGATCTACGAACGTTAAACAATCCATTAGGCTTTCCCTCCCCGATCCTTTAAGATCGTACGCTTGAGATCTTCTCCATAAACTCTTACCGTGAGGATCATCCACACCAGATAAACACAAAGCTCTAGTAGCATCACTAATAGCATACTCAGCTTGCTTCAACAACAAGTAACACTGTGCTCTATTGCTAAACAACACAACTCTATCTCGTATCATATCCAACGGACACAAATCTATTCCCACTGTGTAAATCTCCATCGCTTCTTTAACAAAACCCAtcagaaacttcttcttcccttgtttcttcaacgatttcaccatctttcttctttcttcaagcTCTATGTCACTcataagcttctctttcttcttcctctctactTTGATCTCCCATAGATTCTCTATACTTCTATGTGCCTCCTCGCTGTTCATCTTCAAGCCACTATACTTAATCTTGTGATAATCTTGTAAAACTATCTGAGCTACTCTTTCTCCAACGATTCTATCTTCTGCTAAATCCACTAAACAATAACCTAAAACATCAATAACTCGATACCTAACGTTTGAGTCTTTAAGAAGCAACAAAAGAGTATCTAAAGCAGTTTCTTTCCAATCATCAGACGATCTTGAAAGATCGCAAAGTCTCTTAATCACTTCCTTAACCTCACTAACTCTCTTTCTCCCCAACTCTGTTTTACAAAGAGTCTTTATCAATCCAATTCCTCCAGGAGACTTCCGGTTTACTAATCCTCCCCACATTTCAACCACCTTCTTCAAGAACCCTTCCTCGCAGATTCGGTCAATAGACCTACCTCGCGATGCGAAACTATTCAATAGAAACAAAGACCAACATTGTAGTTGAATCCCCCATTCCTCTGCCTTTTGATTCTCTGTCTCTAACCCACCAAGCCCTCTCGTCAACAAGTCGCTATGATACTTTAACCTCTCGCTATCTTCAACCCCAAGAAAGCTTATGTAAACATTCTTCAAACAACTAGTAGCTATCTCCATCGAAAGCTTCACGATTTCTTCTTCGAACAAAGAAACCACTTCAAAGCTCTTCTCATGGCTAGCTAAGTGACCAAGTGCTCGAGCCGCGGCTCGCTGCTCAACCCAACTGATGTTCCCTCTCAAAAGCTCCAACAAAGCAGGAACAACAAAAGCCTTTGAATCAACCGCTCTTGCAGCCAAATCCTCTTTGTTCATAACATATGATCCGATGATATGAGCTGCGTAGTAAGGGATGAATATGTTCTGGTCTTTGAGAAGCCAAGCACTGTTTTTCATTGACTTTTGTATGAGTTTTGACATACACTCGAACAAACCTAGTGATGGGAACTCAGGATCGTCAGGCTCGGACATGGCTATATTCCACAGACCACTCAAGACCAAGACATGGTCTTTTGACTCCGTACGAGGGATCTCTTTGAAAATTGCGGCGAGTTTGGATCTTCGACGGAAAGGGTTGGTCTCTTTCATGCTGCAGAAGAAACATGATGGGTTTGTGCACTGTGGTTCATCGAATTTGagcatctttcttcttctttgatttgccTTTTGGTTTTTCAAGAAGGTAACAACTAATAAatcttgaaagagaagaaggcaCAAATCACTTATGCTTTAAGGCCAAAAAGACCAAAtaagtttttctcttttgggttaattatattttaattgctaacacaaaagaaattttttattccATAAATATTCGCCGGCGTGGAAAGTTTATGGCGGCTCCTCCTCTTTTAGCCTTTAACTTTCCACTTCAAGTTCCAAGATTATTGACTTAATTATAGTATAAAGTTAGTAGTATAACGTAATGAATCAGAATACTGATATGCATCATCAAGGTTTCGTGTTCTTTACCCAAAATTAGGTAAACCAAGAAACCAAAATGTTTGCGTTCACACAAAACTCTAGATATAGGTAATGGAACCATGGACATCATGATGTTATCAATCAATCATGTCCAAATGTAGTGAATAATTTCATGTGTACTAAAATGGTGACAGCTAAAGACTTTTCCATGTAGTGAACCTTATGGTATGAATTATGGAATCATAAAGTTTTTGGATACCAAACATAAATTGATGGTTAGACAGATATTTGAGACTTTTCAAGATAAGAAAAGGAAGCTTAAGCATGTTTTTATAGAATGCAAGTCCCGAGTACGACATTACGCCTGTGGGAATAATTGATTAATGTCTTGCGTACAAATTCAAGACTTGTAATGTAAAGACTATGGAATTTTAAAAGAGAGCAAGTGAAAATGGATTTGCGGTCCCCTCAACAAGTAAGCCAATGAAAGTGAAGAAACTGTCGTCGTCCTACAAATATCAAAGTGTTTGTTTGGGTCTCAAGAAAATGCGGCTACCTAAAAAGCCTCTCTTTAAACTCAATTAATTATCACTAATATTTGGCTTTTACAGGTAATAAACGACCACTAACTTGACTCATCTTTCATGTTAATCATTTCTTTTACAAGATTCGAAAATCAAGAAAGAGCCCTTTTCTAGGAAAAACACTTCAGAGTTCAGACTAAGTTCTCGACTTGACATGTGTATGTGTCGGATAAAGTTTCTCAAGGTTATTAAAGTAAACCAAAACAGAGTCTAGTGTCATGTTTAGTTTAATCACAGGTTGTTTAATCGGCGTGCTTATGTGTTTTGGATTCTTGTGCACATGAATACTCCACAAAGAAAGCTCAAGAAGATTTGCATTTAGAGTAATAAAGGGTCTACGACTCATATAGAACAagaaagatagatagatagCCTATGATACGGATCTAAGTCACATAAACTGTGCACAAACTCTGAAACCTATTTTGGTCTCAGAATTCTCAAAGAACCAAATCCAAAGAgttagtagagagagagagagagaagaatgaaCGAAATATACGATATTACTATCTTCTAAGAGCTTTATGGACATGGTTCACCAAGCAAGAAGATAAGGCTCCTGTACAGAGAAAGAGCTTCAGTGAGAAGTTTTACACCTCTTGGTAGCCGGTTGAGGATCTTTTTCTGCATTTGATTCTTCTGGTGATACCACGCCTGTAATCTCATTGATTAGCTTCCTGAAGTAATCAAGCTTCTCCTCGTCTGCTTCCAAGTCCTCATCATTCATCTCTTTGTCATCCATTAGCAGCTGCACAACAAACCATTCATATATTTGAACTCTCTTTCAACTCCAACCAAAACATTATAATAGGAAATGATTAAGAAACAATTCTTACGTCTTCAAGGATAGGGTGAAATCTTAAGCTATTAGATGATATTGGAGAGTTTTTAGTCAAACATTGCCCACCACTTTGAGTGGGAGGAATTTGAGGCACCAATAGATGTTCGGTATGATCAGCAGGTATACATTGCACACTCGCCTCTCTCTGATTACGAGTCAACGGATCTTCAACAAGAGCATATTGTTTGCCATTCTGTATCCTAAAGTCTGGATGACAGGGAGCTATCGTTTCAGGGATCAATGAAGTCTGAGAATCCAACATCAACTGATCAACACGCTTCTTTAAACTTCTTGCTTTGACCTGTGCCTCATCAATCTTAATCAGAAGCTTTGCTAAGAAATCATCAGAACAATCTAACTCAGATAGAAGACAATCATCTTCAGTTCCATCTTGCTTGCCTGTAGCTTTGCGGCCTGTACCAATATCTAATATAACATCCAAGATTCATCGCCAAGATCAGACATTTAACATCAAACAACCACCTCATTTTGATAAactctatataatatatatcttaccTGAATCAAGATACTGCGACTTAACATTTACTGGCACCCGTTTCTCTGATCACaaagttaaagaacacaaagttAGACCATTGTTTTCGAGATGAAGCAGAAAGTTAAACGAAGCAAAGAAAAGCTGCAATGTGGATATACCGGAATAAGAGAAAAGATTATGGTTAGACATATAAGCTGCAACATCTGTAGTCTCTTCCACtcgtttccttcttcctctcttaAAAACATTCCTCTTTTCAGTGTGTTCACGAAAAGGAATCGCTTTCCCATCAAGCCCTTCCATTTTAGACTTCTCCAAATCAAACTGTTTAGTCAAATAGTAATCTTCAACTTCTCTCTCATACCCTCTAGCTTGAGACTCAATCTCCTTAACCTTAAGCTCTATCCACTTGCATCTCCACATCAAAGACTTAGTTAGTCTCTTCCACCTCTCATCAGTCTTCTTCTTAgtcaaacccaaaaactcagTCCCATCAGGCAATGGGTAATCTTTGCTCAACATAGACTGAGCTTCATCTCcatcaccaaaaccaaaatcatcagCATCACGATCACACAATGAATCACCAAAAGAACTCGAAGAAGACGACACTTCACACAaaccctcttcttctccttcttcttctggaaACACATCATCAATCAGATTAAAACACTCCATGATTTCAACTTCCTCGTCCTCCTCTTCACACCTAACTCCATTACCATCATCAGACTGTTGTTTCCCAGAACAATCTGAGACATCGATTTCAGATCTTGGCTTTGGTTTAAGCGCCATTAAGCCCCTccttcaaaaaaaaagctttcaactttcttcttctacaatcgaaaaaacaaaatattcgaACATAAAGGTTTCAACTTTAATGAAATCTAATTCTGATAAAGCAGTGAAATTGGTTCTTCTTACTGATCTCAAAGCCTAAAGAGTTTGTTCAAATCCTACAACCGAGAAAAAAGGGGAAAAGCAAGAAACTTTTCGCGAAAATTAAGTGATTCGGTGATCTTAGAAGATAATAACACAAACCCGGAATAGATTTGGTGATCAGATCTGTtagaaaaaatccaaatttcttGGAGagtcttaaaccctaaaccctttgagatagagagaagaagaaacagagaagagagatgatagagagagagagagagagagagagagagatactcACCAACTACTTCTCCGAGAGACCACCGATTACTGAATCCAAAACGATAATTTTGTGGTTTTAATCCCAATTTACTTTAGTAATGGCTgttgtaaattttgatttttgatttttataattcataagtaaaaatctgttacaaaattatttttaaatgttgatttttatttgtatttttttttttcttaatttttgtaaactgatatttgtaaatattcttttttcctttatttgtttatatcttttccttttggtcttcttcttttttcccatATTCTTATACtatctttctgttttttattttattgggaTTACTTTCTCGATACAGTTTTTGACAGTAGTGAGCAATTAATTCACTTCTGCCTAAAAGTTCAAAAATTTACTAAATGTTTCCCTTTTTTCTCTTGGTTTGAATTTGACCCATTCCACAAGTTTTGTATCCATTTTTAGTATCTAggaaattaatacaaaataaacgATTCACCTAGTTTTACGCCAAGCATTAAAACAGAAAAGacaatttctttgtttctattcaaatatttaaatctgaaagaatcaaatataaagttaattttttacatatgtgAGAGTAtctaagagagaaaaaaaccaaaacaaattaattaaataaaacgagaactttcataaattaaaacgaaaaagtTGGCATTATTTACTAAACAATAAAGATCATTAAGACAGTTGGGatactgttttttcttttgaacaagACCAAACAGCTTTTGTATGATTTAAGagagaataaaattttaaaaactgtttcTTTGTATAGGTTGCAGTTCCTGCTCAGCGACTATGACTTGATTGACTTCATCCACAGGTTTGTAAGGTATTGATGTTTGCTTCCGTTTCCATATCAACCAAGCTCCATAAGCTGATAACCCCATAATTACAGCGATGATCCCAATCACGATCACGACAATGCTGTTGTTCGTCCTATAAAACGAAAGGAaatgacttttatttttattgagaCAACGAGTGATAGTCTTTTTACTACGGTTAAGAATGAAAATTTGGCGCGTACCGTTTTCTTGGAGGCTCGAGTTTGTAATTAACCAGCTGATAGTTCCCAAAGATTTcaggaagcttgatttggtGGTTGGTAAACCGTGAAACTATACTCTACAAGAAAGCATAATGGAAAGTCTAAGTAGGTAATCGAATCAAGAGTAATGCAAGGAAAAGTTTATCGTAAAATCATATACCGTTGCTGTGACATTTGAGAACCACGTAGAAGGTTCAGGAGGGACGACAACCATTTTGAGGAGAGTATTGTTTCCTTCGGACGTGAGATTGGATAAAATGACCTGAGATGGAAACAGTTATACATTTGTCTTACTCAATATTAGCAACATCAGTGCATAAGGCTTACAAGTTATTGCGTGTTTTATCAGTTTAGCTCACCTGTGAAGATTCGACATCGAGCTCTTTGGAGAATGACTTGGAGAGCTCTTCAATCCGAGGTTTCAAATAGGACGAATTGACTGTTAGTTGAATATCAAGGTTTATTTGACCAATTTGACTCAAACCTGAGGAATCAAGTACCACAAACATCAGACCCAGAATTAGTTTCTTTTCAGTTGGTAACTTCCAAGACGAAAGAGTTTAGATAAAATCTACTGCTGTCGGTGCTAACCTGAGAGATTGCTTGATGAATTTTGGGATGGATTTGAATCATTCGAAGGCAAAGTGGCAGGTGGTGTTGCACCATCGATGTGAAGCCTATCGGATAACTCTGAACAATTTGTTCTCCAGAATCCAACCTTAGAATTCTCACGATCATACACAACAAGCGTATTGCGGACCACAATTCCTGataatataagattatatatgtaaccaataaaatgaaaagttcttcttcaaaaaaatcaaagtagCCAAAATAAGAGTATTGATATCTATTTACCTCCTAGAAGAGTTGTATGATCTTTTCCATTTGGGAATACACCGAGACAATATGCGCCATGCACCTTGGCATGCTTTGTTGAACAAAAAGGTAATCACATCAGCAACTTGATATCAGCTACAAATTAGTGGCTAAACCAAAACCAGACACATAGAGACTAATATATACTACTTCAGAAACCTACTATAATGCTAGCTAATAGAGAGAAAATGGAACGTTTTTAAGAGATTTAAGGGATAAATTACTTACTCGGAACATGTAATTCTCGGGGGACAACAGCCACGACTG from Camelina sativa cultivar DH55 chromosome 9, Cs, whole genome shotgun sequence encodes:
- the LOC104711539 gene encoding uncharacterized protein LOC104711539 isoform X2, translating into MLKFDEPQCTNPSCFFCSMKETNPFRRRSKLAAIFKEIPRTESKDHVLVLSGLWNIAMSEPDDPEFPSLAHIIGSYVMNKEDLAARAVDSKAFVVPALLELLRGNISWVEQRAAARALGHLASHEKSFEVVSLFEEEIVKLSMEIATSCLKNVYISFLGVEDSERLKYHSDLLTRGLGGLETENQKAEEWGIQLQCWSLFLLNSFASRGRSIDRICEEGFLKKVVEMWGGLVNRKSPGGIGLIKTLCKTELGRKRVSEVKEVIKRLCDLSRSSDDWKETALDTLLLLLKDSNVRYRVIDVLGYCLVDLAEDRIVGERVAQIVLQDYHKIKYSGLKMNSEEAHRSIENLWEIKVERKKKEKLMSDIELEERRKMVKSLKKQGKKKFLMGFVKEAMEIYTVGIDLCPLDMIRDRVVLFSNRAQCYLLLKQAEYAISDATRALCLSGVDDPHGKSLWRRSQAYDLKGSGRESLMDCLTFVDQRHKHSNTQRIPYYAAQMIRKQMRRFKDIYVSL
- the LOC104711539 gene encoding uncharacterized protein LOC104711539 isoform X1, with protein sequence MLKFDEPQCTNPSCFFCSMKETNPFRRRSKLAAIFKEIPRTESKDHVLVLSGLWNIAMSEPDDPEFPSLGLFECMSKLIQKSMKNSAWLLKDQNIFIPYYAAHIIGSYVMNKEDLAARAVDSKAFVVPALLELLRGNISWVEQRAAARALGHLASHEKSFEVVSLFEEEIVKLSMEIATSCLKNVYISFLGVEDSERLKYHSDLLTRGLGGLETENQKAEEWGIQLQCWSLFLLNSFASRGRSIDRICEEGFLKKVVEMWGGLVNRKSPGGIGLIKTLCKTELGRKRVSEVKEVIKRLCDLSRSSDDWKETALDTLLLLLKDSNVRYRVIDVLGYCLVDLAEDRIVGERVAQIVLQDYHKIKYSGLKMNSEEAHRSIENLWEIKVERKKKEKLMSDIELEERRKMVKSLKKQGKKKFLMGFVKEAMEIYTVGIDLCPLDMIRDRVVLFSNRAQCYLLLKQAEYAISDATRALCLSGVDDPHGKSLWRRSQAYDLKGSGRESLMDCLTFVDQRHKHSNTQRIPYYAAQMIRKQMRRFKDIYVSL
- the LOC104711540 gene encoding uncharacterized protein LOC104711540 is translated as MALKPKPRSEIDVSDCSGKQQSDDGNGVRCEEEDEEVEIMECFNLIDDVFPEEEGEEEGLCEVSSSSSSFGDSLCDRDADDFGFGDGDEAQSMLSKDYPLPDGTEFLGLTKKKTDERWKRLTKSLMWRCKWIELKVKEIESQARGYEREVEDYYLTKQFDLEKSKMEGLDGKAIPFREHTEKRNVFKRGRRKRVEETTDVAAYMSNHNLFSYSEKRVPVNVKSQYLDSDIGTGRKATGKQDGTEDDCLLSELDCSDDFLAKLLIKIDEAQVKARSLKKRVDQLMLDSQTSLIPETIAPCHPDFRIQNGKQYALVEDPLTRNQREASVQCIPADHTEHLLVPQIPPTQSGGQCLTKNSPISSNSLRFHPILEDLLMDDKEMNDEDLEADEEKLDYFRKLINEITGVVSPEESNAEKDPQPATKRCKTSH